Genomic window (Achromobacter sp. B7):
CGGCCCTATATTACGACCGCGAATTGGCGATGTATAGGAAAGCGGCAACTCGCGGGGCCAGTCGTGCAAGGCCTTCGCAAATAAGGGGCTACAGCAAGTGGCTACAGCGGGAAGTCGCGCGTCATGTAGCGGGCGTCGGGGCCGTAGCCCGCCAACTTGTCGGCCAGATCGCGCATGCCGTCCATGGCGGACACGGGCCGATAGCCGTGGCGCAGCCAATAGCCCACCGCGGACTGCAATGAAACCAGACTGGCGCGACGCAAGCCGCTTTGCATTGCGCGCGCAGCGCCCGTTTGCAGCAGGGACTGGGCCACGCCATGCCCTTGCGCACGCGGGACCACGGCGCAGTCGTGCACGAACCAGTGTTTGGCCGGCGAAGGCAATGCCGTCAACGCCACGCCCAGCGCCGGGGGCAGCCCGGCATCCCAGGGATACGAAACCAGGTAGCCCAGCAGGGTGCTGCTGTCAGGCGCGGACGCCACCCAGCAATGATCAGGCGCAAGCTGCAAGCGGTTTAAGAAGAACTCCGCGCTTTCAAGCAGGAAGTCGGGGTAGGCCAGGGTCTGGGCATCCAAGATGCCGTCCACGTCGCTGGCCAGCATAGGGCGGACTCGGTATTGCATGACTACCTGTAGGGACAAAACAGCCGCGCATTTTACCGATGCGGGAAGAAACGTCGGTTCAATGGGGTCAGGAAATAGGGGTCGGATAAAGACCGGTTGGTCAAAAAACCGGTGCGCGCGAAGTGACGGAAGAGGGAACTGCGGGGGCGTTCCTGCCTCGGCGCCGTGTTGCGGGCATTTCATGAAAATTCGACGAGACGCTACGCATACTGCCGGTCATAGCATTCCCGTATTCCCAGACCTTTCGTCTTATGCACATCCAATACCGGCCCGATCCGATTCCTTCGCAAGTGCTGGCCAAAACGTATCCTCTGGAAGCGCTTTGGTCCGGCAAGGCTGCCGTGGTGCCTTACGACGCCTGCGTGACGTGCGTCATCCCGTGCCTGA
Coding sequences:
- a CDS encoding N-acetyltransferase, with the translated sequence MLASDVDGILDAQTLAYPDFLLESAEFFLNRLQLAPDHCWVASAPDSSTLLGYLVSYPWDAGLPPALGVALTALPSPAKHWFVHDCAVVPRAQGHGVAQSLLQTGAARAMQSGLRRASLVSLQSAVGYWLRHGYRPVSAMDGMRDLADKLAGYGPDARYMTRDFPL